One region of Quercus lobata isolate SW786 chromosome 2, ValleyOak3.0 Primary Assembly, whole genome shotgun sequence genomic DNA includes:
- the LOC115976987 gene encoding probable LRR receptor-like serine/threonine-protein kinase At3g47570 isoform X3, with protein MQRPYIFLLLAFLLMQPCILQLSQSYNNFTDQSALIAFKSQITFSPNDSVFAGGNWSTTANFCEWFGVSCSRRRQRVTALNLSFVGLHGTISPHIANLSFLVSLDLKNNNFSGFLPHEIGHLHRLRKLRLSNNLLEGSIPPTIHNCQKLEYLYLDYNNFSGGIPKELGMLPKLRHLYLSGNRLSGTIPLSLSNMSSLESLSVEYNSLTGTFPLVIFNFSFLTTLGLTQNHFSGTLPMNLCIQCPNLQGLYISKNEFSGKLTSQFNNCTKLSVLSLSYNKFDGSIPKGFGSIEKLEVLCLGGNNLTGNIPPIISNLSMLQEFSIEGNNVKGVIPSDLWHLQNLKILGFGENDLTGTIPQNIFNITSLQELGLEGNSLTGNLPLDTWISCPNLEILALDLNKISGHIPSYLSNFSSLVIVDFSSNFLSGHIPRNLGNLKNLKTLDLLGNQLTAEPGYQEHSFLLSLTNCRFLEELYLSTNLLNVTIPDAIGNFSLSLEVFDASENQLKGQIPMGIGSLKNLYTLDLSGNSLTGNIPSTLGGLERLQRLFLDKNLIEGSIPEELCQLKNLGELSLSINSLSRSIPNCIGNLSVLQKFNMSYNALTSSIPLNLWSLQNLLFLDLSSNFLSGSLSPRMTKLRTIAVIDLSCNQITGNIPSIIGAFESLSYLNMSKNSFQGNIPQSFGQLRGMEQLDLSNNNLSSAIPKSLETLPYLKYLNLSFNKLSGEIPSAGSFANFTAKSFLGNEALCGNPIFGVPPCASPTSQGSRVKQVLLKYIVPVIASIIIFAALVIMRRRHPQYSMQIPGLPITLPTVDHRMISYQELSRGTNNFCESNLLGTGGFGSVYKGILSNGTIIAVKVLNLQLEGAFKSFDVECKVLRAIRHRNLVKVISTCSNLEFRALVLQYMSNGTLEKWLYSHNNCLNLVQRVSIMVDVASALEYLHNGQSESVVHCDLKPSNILLDKDMVAHVSDFGIAKILALSKDATQTKTLGTLGYIAPEYGLEGRVSTKGDIYSYGIILLEIITRKKPTNEIFVGELAMRQWIASLPNRMEVVDDGLLRIEDGRDVIGCLGSRLAMAAVINNGGEDS; from the exons ATGCAAAGGCCTTACATTTTCCTCCTGTTGGCTTTTCTGTTAATGCAGCCATGCATACTTCAGTTGTCCCAATCTTACAACAACTTTACGGATCAATCAGCTCTCATTGCCTTCAAATCTCAAATCACTTTTAGCCCAAACGATTCTGTCTTTGCTGGTGGTAACTGGTCCACAACAGCAAACTTCTGTGAGTGGTTTGGGGTCTCTTGCAGTCGACGCAGACAAAGAGTCACAGCCTTGAACCTTTCCTTCGTGGGTCTCCATGGCACCATTTCCCCTCATATTGCCAACCTCTCCTTCCTAGTCTCACTTGATCTTAAAAACAACAACTTCAGTGGTTTTCTGCCACATGAAATTGGTCATCTACACCGGTTGAGGAAACTTCGCTTGTCAAACAACTTATTGGAAGGTAGTATCCCTCCAACTATACATAATTGCCAGAAGCTTGAATATTTATATCTTGATTACAACAATTTTAGTGGTGGCATACCTAAAGAATTGGGCATGTTACCCAAACTTCGACATTTATATCTTAGTGGAAACCGTCTAAGTGGTACAATTCCATTGTCACTCAGCAATATGTCGTCATTAGAGTCCTTGTCTGTGGAATATAATAGCCTTACTGGTACATTTCCTCTTGTCATCTTTAACTTCTCTTTTCTAACAACTCTTGGTCTTACACAAAATCACTTCTCAGGAACCCTTCCAATGAATCTTTGCATCCAATGTCCTAACCTTCAAGGACTATACATTTCCAAAAATGAATTTAGCGGTAAGCTCACTTCACAGTTTAATAACTGTACAAAGCTTTCTGTCTTATCTTTGTCATACAATAAGTTTGATGGAAGTATTCCAAAAGGTTTTGGGAGTATAGAAAAGCTTGAAGTGCTATGTCTTGGAGGTAACAACTTAACTGGAAATATACCTCCTATCATAAGCAACTTGTCGATGTTACAAGAGTTTTCCATCGAAGGAAACAACGTGAAAGGTGTCATTCCAAGTGATTTATGGCATCtccaaaatctgaaaattttgggatttggaGAGAATGATCTCACTGGGACAATAccccaaaatattttcaacattaCCTCTCTACAAGAACTCGGCTTGGAAGGAAATTCCTTGACTGGAAATCTTCCATTAGATACTTGGATCTCTTGCCCTAATCTTGAAATTCTAGCACttgatttgaacaaaattaGTGGTCATATACCATcatatctttcaaatttttcCAGCCTCGTCATAGTAGATTTTTCAAGTAACTTTCTCTCTGGACATATACCTAGAAATCTTGGGaacttaaaaaatctaaaaacactTGATCTACTTGGAAATCAGTTGACAGCGGAGCCTGGATATCAAGAGCATAGTTTCCTTTTATCTTTAACTAATTGCAGATTTTTGGAGGAGCTATATTTATCCACCAATCTCTTGAATGTTACAATTCCGGATGCCATTGGAAATTTTTCACTTTCGCTTGAAGTCTTTGATGCAAGTGAAAACCAACTGAAGGGTCAAATTCCAATGGGAATTGGTTCCTTGAAAAACTTGTACACACTTGATTTGTCGGGTAACAGTTTGACCGGAAACATACCGTCCACATTGGGGGGATTGGAGAGATTGCAAAGATTGTTTCTTGACAAGAACTTGATTGAAGGATCCATTCCAGAAGAACTTTGTCAATTAAAGAACCTGGGAGAATTGTCGCTCTCTATTAACAGTCTCTCAAGATCCATCCCAAATTGCATTGGAAACCTCAGTGTTTTGCAAAAATTCAACATGAGTTATAATGCATTGACATCATCAATCCCATTGAATTTGTGGAGTCTTCAAAACCTTTTATTCTTggatttatcatcaaatttccTTAGCGGAAGTTTGTCTCCAAGAATGACAAAATTGCGCACTATTGCAGTTATAGACTTATCTTGTAACCAAATTACTGGAAATATTCCTAGTATCATTGGTGCTTTTGAGAGCCTAAGTTATCTAAACATGTCAAAGAACTCATTCCAAGGAAACATTCCACAATCTTTTGGACAATTGAGGGGAATGGAGCAGTTGGATCTCTCAAACAATAATCTCTCCAGTGCTATTCCAAAATCTCTTGAGACACTTCCATATCTCAAGTATTTGAATTTGTCCTTCAACAAGTTATCGGGAGAGATTCCATCTGCTGGATCTTTTGCAAACTTCACTGCAAAATCATTTTTAGGTAATGAGGCACTTTGTGGGAATCCAATTTTTGGAGTTCCACCTTGTGCAAGTCCAACTTCTCAAGGATCAAGGGTGAAACAAGTTTTGCTCAAATATATTGTTCCTGTCATTGCATCAATTATAATCTTTGCAGCACTGGTCATAATGCGAAGAAGACATCCACAATATAGCATGCAGATTCCAGGTTTGCCTATCACATTGCCTACAGTGGATCATAGAATGATATCATATCAAGAGCTTTCTCGTGGAACAAACAACTTTTGTGAAAGCAACTTGCTTGGAACAGGCGGTTTTGGTTCTGTGTACAAAGGAATACTATCTAATGGGACTATCATTGCTGTCAAAGTTCTAAACCTGCAATTGGAGGGTgctttcaaaagttttgatGTTGAATGCAAGGTGTTAAGGGCAATCCGACACAGGAATCTTGTCAAAGTCATTAGTACATGCTCCAACCTTGAGTTTAGAGCTTTAGTGCTTCAATACATGTCAAATGGTACCCTTGAAAAGTGGTTATACTCTCACAACAATTGCTTGAATCTTGTCCAAAGAGTAAGCATTATGGTTGATGTTGCATCAGCGTTGGAATATCTACACAATGGTCAATCAGAATCTGTGGTGCATTGTGATTTGAAGCCTTCCAATATTCTTTTGGACAAAGACATGGTTGCACATGTTAGTGACTTTGGCATTGCAAAGATTTTAGCCCTAAGCAAGGATGcaacacaaaccaaaacccTCGGTACACTTGGCTACATCGCACCAG AGTATGGCTTGGAAGGGAGAGTGTCAACCAAAGGTGACATTTATAGCTATGGAATAATATTGTTGGAGATCATCACAAGAAAGAAACCCAccaatgaaatttttgttggagAACTAGCTATGAGGCAATGGATTGCATCACTTCCAAATAGAATGGAAGTCGTGGATGATGGTTTACTCAGGATAGAAGATGGAAGAGATGTAATTG
- the LOC115976987 gene encoding probable LRR receptor-like serine/threonine-protein kinase At3g47570 isoform X6, with protein sequence MQRPYIFLLLAFLLMQPCILQLSQSYNNFTDQSALIAFKSQITFSPNDSVFAGGNWSTTANFCEWFGVSCSRRRQRVTALNLSFVGLHGTISPHIANLSFLVSLDLKNNNFSGFLPHEIGHLHRLRKLRLSNNLLEGTLPMNLCIQCPNLQGLYISKNEFSGKLTSQFNNCTKLSVLSLSYNKFDGSIPKGFGSIEKLEVLCLGGNNLTGNIPPIISNLSMLQEFSIEGNNVKGVIPSDLWHLQNLKILGFGENDLTGTIPQNIFNITSLQELGLEGNSLTGNLPLDTWISCPNLEILALDLNKISGHIPSYLSNFSSLVIVDFSSNFLSGHIPRNLGNLKNLKTLDLLGNQLTAEPGYQEHSFLLSLTNCRFLEELYLSTNLLNVTIPDAIGNFSLSLEVFDASENQLKGQIPMGIGSLKNLYTLDLSGNSLTGNIPSTLGGLERLQRLFLDKNLIEGSIPEELCQLKNLGELSLSINSLSRSIPNCIGNLSVLQKFNMSYNALTSSIPLNLWSLQNLLFLDLSSNFLSGSLSPRMTKLRTIAVIDLSCNQITGNIPSIIGAFESLSYLNMSKNSFQGNIPQSFGQLRGMEQLDLSNNNLSSAIPKSLETLPYLKYLNLSFNKLSGEIPSAGSFANFTAKSFLGNEALCGNPIFGVPPCASPTSQGSRVKQVLLKYIVPVIASIIIFAALVIMRRRHPQYSMQIPGLPITLPTVDHRMISYQELSRGTNNFCESNLLGTGGFGSVYKGILSNGTIIAVKVLNLQLEGAFKSFDVECKVLRAIRHRNLVKVISTCSNLEFRALVLQYMSNGTLEKWLYSHNNCLNLVQRVSIMVDVASALEYLHNGQSESVVHCDLKPSNILLDKDMVAHVSDFGIAKILALSKDATQTKTLGTLGYIAPEYGLEGRVSTKGDIYSYGIILLEIITRKKPTNEIFVGELAMRQWIASLPNRMEVVDDGLLRIEDGRDVIGMQTILLSFLELGLRCSEESPDERPDIKDVVTNVNKIKLALHGNINRGV encoded by the exons ATGCAAAGGCCTTACATTTTCCTCCTGTTGGCTTTTCTGTTAATGCAGCCATGCATACTTCAGTTGTCCCAATCTTACAACAACTTTACGGATCAATCAGCTCTCATTGCCTTCAAATCTCAAATCACTTTTAGCCCAAACGATTCTGTCTTTGCTGGTGGTAACTGGTCCACAACAGCAAACTTCTGTGAGTGGTTTGGGGTCTCTTGCAGTCGACGCAGACAAAGAGTCACAGCCTTGAACCTTTCCTTCGTGGGTCTCCATGGCACCATTTCCCCTCATATTGCCAACCTCTCCTTCCTAGTCTCACTTGATCTTAAAAACAACAACTTCAGTGGTTTTCTGCCACATGAAATTGGTCATCTACACCGGTTGAGGAAACTTCGCTTGTCAAACAACTTATTGGAAG GAACCCTTCCAATGAATCTTTGCATCCAATGTCCTAACCTTCAAGGACTATACATTTCCAAAAATGAATTTAGCGGTAAGCTCACTTCACAGTTTAATAACTGTACAAAGCTTTCTGTCTTATCTTTGTCATACAATAAGTTTGATGGAAGTATTCCAAAAGGTTTTGGGAGTATAGAAAAGCTTGAAGTGCTATGTCTTGGAGGTAACAACTTAACTGGAAATATACCTCCTATCATAAGCAACTTGTCGATGTTACAAGAGTTTTCCATCGAAGGAAACAACGTGAAAGGTGTCATTCCAAGTGATTTATGGCATCtccaaaatctgaaaattttgggatttggaGAGAATGATCTCACTGGGACAATAccccaaaatattttcaacattaCCTCTCTACAAGAACTCGGCTTGGAAGGAAATTCCTTGACTGGAAATCTTCCATTAGATACTTGGATCTCTTGCCCTAATCTTGAAATTCTAGCACttgatttgaacaaaattaGTGGTCATATACCATcatatctttcaaatttttcCAGCCTCGTCATAGTAGATTTTTCAAGTAACTTTCTCTCTGGACATATACCTAGAAATCTTGGGaacttaaaaaatctaaaaacactTGATCTACTTGGAAATCAGTTGACAGCGGAGCCTGGATATCAAGAGCATAGTTTCCTTTTATCTTTAACTAATTGCAGATTTTTGGAGGAGCTATATTTATCCACCAATCTCTTGAATGTTACAATTCCGGATGCCATTGGAAATTTTTCACTTTCGCTTGAAGTCTTTGATGCAAGTGAAAACCAACTGAAGGGTCAAATTCCAATGGGAATTGGTTCCTTGAAAAACTTGTACACACTTGATTTGTCGGGTAACAGTTTGACCGGAAACATACCGTCCACATTGGGGGGATTGGAGAGATTGCAAAGATTGTTTCTTGACAAGAACTTGATTGAAGGATCCATTCCAGAAGAACTTTGTCAATTAAAGAACCTGGGAGAATTGTCGCTCTCTATTAACAGTCTCTCAAGATCCATCCCAAATTGCATTGGAAACCTCAGTGTTTTGCAAAAATTCAACATGAGTTATAATGCATTGACATCATCAATCCCATTGAATTTGTGGAGTCTTCAAAACCTTTTATTCTTggatttatcatcaaatttccTTAGCGGAAGTTTGTCTCCAAGAATGACAAAATTGCGCACTATTGCAGTTATAGACTTATCTTGTAACCAAATTACTGGAAATATTCCTAGTATCATTGGTGCTTTTGAGAGCCTAAGTTATCTAAACATGTCAAAGAACTCATTCCAAGGAAACATTCCACAATCTTTTGGACAATTGAGGGGAATGGAGCAGTTGGATCTCTCAAACAATAATCTCTCCAGTGCTATTCCAAAATCTCTTGAGACACTTCCATATCTCAAGTATTTGAATTTGTCCTTCAACAAGTTATCGGGAGAGATTCCATCTGCTGGATCTTTTGCAAACTTCACTGCAAAATCATTTTTAGGTAATGAGGCACTTTGTGGGAATCCAATTTTTGGAGTTCCACCTTGTGCAAGTCCAACTTCTCAAGGATCAAGGGTGAAACAAGTTTTGCTCAAATATATTGTTCCTGTCATTGCATCAATTATAATCTTTGCAGCACTGGTCATAATGCGAAGAAGACATCCACAATATAGCATGCAGATTCCAGGTTTGCCTATCACATTGCCTACAGTGGATCATAGAATGATATCATATCAAGAGCTTTCTCGTGGAACAAACAACTTTTGTGAAAGCAACTTGCTTGGAACAGGCGGTTTTGGTTCTGTGTACAAAGGAATACTATCTAATGGGACTATCATTGCTGTCAAAGTTCTAAACCTGCAATTGGAGGGTgctttcaaaagttttgatGTTGAATGCAAGGTGTTAAGGGCAATCCGACACAGGAATCTTGTCAAAGTCATTAGTACATGCTCCAACCTTGAGTTTAGAGCTTTAGTGCTTCAATACATGTCAAATGGTACCCTTGAAAAGTGGTTATACTCTCACAACAATTGCTTGAATCTTGTCCAAAGAGTAAGCATTATGGTTGATGTTGCATCAGCGTTGGAATATCTACACAATGGTCAATCAGAATCTGTGGTGCATTGTGATTTGAAGCCTTCCAATATTCTTTTGGACAAAGACATGGTTGCACATGTTAGTGACTTTGGCATTGCAAAGATTTTAGCCCTAAGCAAGGATGcaacacaaaccaaaacccTCGGTACACTTGGCTACATCGCACCAG AGTATGGCTTGGAAGGGAGAGTGTCAACCAAAGGTGACATTTATAGCTATGGAATAATATTGTTGGAGATCATCACAAGAAAGAAACCCAccaatgaaatttttgttggagAACTAGCTATGAGGCAATGGATTGCATCACTTCCAAATAGAATGGAAGTCGTGGATGATGGTTTACTCAGGATAGAAGATGGAAGAGATGTAATTGGTATGCAAACTATTCTTTTATCTTTCTTAGAATTAGGCTTAAGATGTTCTGAAGAATCACCAGATGAAAGACCAGACATCAAGGACGTTGTGACCAACgttaacaaaatcaaattggCACTACATGGAAACATAAATAGGGGTGTCTAA
- the LOC115976987 gene encoding probable LRR receptor-like serine/threonine-protein kinase At3g47570 isoform X1: MQRPYIFLLLAFLLMQPCILQLSQSYNNFTDQSALIAFKSQITFSPNDSVFAGGNWSTTANFCEWFGVSCSRRRQRVTALNLSFVGLHGTISPHIANLSFLVSLDLKNNNFSGFLPHEIGHLHRLRKLRLSNNLLEGSIPPTIHNCQKLEYLYLDYNNFSGGIPKELGMLPKLRHLYLSGNRLSGTIPLSLSNMSSLESLSVEYNSLTGTFPLVIFNFSFLTTLGLTQNHFSGTLPMNLCIQCPNLQGLYISKNEFSGKLTSQFNNCTKLSVLSLSYNKFDGSIPKGFGSIEKLEVLCLGGNNLTGNIPPIISNLSMLQEFSIEGNNVKGVIPSDLWHLQNLKILGFGENDLTGTIPQNIFNITSLQELGLEGNSLTGNLPLDTWISCPNLEILALDLNKISGHIPSYLSNFSSLVIVDFSSNFLSGHIPRNLGNLKNLKTLDLLGNQLTAEPGYQEHSFLLSLTNCRFLEELYLSTNLLNVTIPDAIGNFSLSLEVFDASENQLKGQIPMGIGSLKNLYTLDLSGNSLTGNIPSTLGGLERLQRLFLDKNLIEGSIPEELCQLKNLGELSLSINSLSRSIPNCIGNLSVLQKFNMSYNALTSSIPLNLWSLQNLLFLDLSSNFLSGSLSPRMTKLRTIAVIDLSCNQITGNIPSIIGAFESLSYLNMSKNSFQGNIPQSFGQLRGMEQLDLSNNNLSSAIPKSLETLPYLKYLNLSFNKLSGEIPSAGSFANFTAKSFLGNEALCGNPIFGVPPCASPTSQGSRVKQVLLKYIVPVIASIIIFAALVIMRRRHPQYSMQIPGLPITLPTVDHRMISYQELSRGTNNFCESNLLGTGGFGSVYKGILSNGTIIAVKVLNLQLEGAFKSFDVECKVLRAIRHRNLVKVISTCSNLEFRALVLQYMSNGTLEKWLYSHNNCLNLVQRVSIMVDVASALEYLHNGQSESVVHCDLKPSNILLDKDMVAHVSDFGIAKILALSKDATQTKTLGTLGYIAPEYGLEGRVSTKGDIYSYGIILLEIITRKKPTNEIFVGELAMRQWIASLPNRMEVVDDGLLRIEDGRDVIGMQTILLSFLELGLRCSEESPDERPDIKDVVTNVNKIKLALHGNINRGV, from the exons ATGCAAAGGCCTTACATTTTCCTCCTGTTGGCTTTTCTGTTAATGCAGCCATGCATACTTCAGTTGTCCCAATCTTACAACAACTTTACGGATCAATCAGCTCTCATTGCCTTCAAATCTCAAATCACTTTTAGCCCAAACGATTCTGTCTTTGCTGGTGGTAACTGGTCCACAACAGCAAACTTCTGTGAGTGGTTTGGGGTCTCTTGCAGTCGACGCAGACAAAGAGTCACAGCCTTGAACCTTTCCTTCGTGGGTCTCCATGGCACCATTTCCCCTCATATTGCCAACCTCTCCTTCCTAGTCTCACTTGATCTTAAAAACAACAACTTCAGTGGTTTTCTGCCACATGAAATTGGTCATCTACACCGGTTGAGGAAACTTCGCTTGTCAAACAACTTATTGGAAGGTAGTATCCCTCCAACTATACATAATTGCCAGAAGCTTGAATATTTATATCTTGATTACAACAATTTTAGTGGTGGCATACCTAAAGAATTGGGCATGTTACCCAAACTTCGACATTTATATCTTAGTGGAAACCGTCTAAGTGGTACAATTCCATTGTCACTCAGCAATATGTCGTCATTAGAGTCCTTGTCTGTGGAATATAATAGCCTTACTGGTACATTTCCTCTTGTCATCTTTAACTTCTCTTTTCTAACAACTCTTGGTCTTACACAAAATCACTTCTCAGGAACCCTTCCAATGAATCTTTGCATCCAATGTCCTAACCTTCAAGGACTATACATTTCCAAAAATGAATTTAGCGGTAAGCTCACTTCACAGTTTAATAACTGTACAAAGCTTTCTGTCTTATCTTTGTCATACAATAAGTTTGATGGAAGTATTCCAAAAGGTTTTGGGAGTATAGAAAAGCTTGAAGTGCTATGTCTTGGAGGTAACAACTTAACTGGAAATATACCTCCTATCATAAGCAACTTGTCGATGTTACAAGAGTTTTCCATCGAAGGAAACAACGTGAAAGGTGTCATTCCAAGTGATTTATGGCATCtccaaaatctgaaaattttgggatttggaGAGAATGATCTCACTGGGACAATAccccaaaatattttcaacattaCCTCTCTACAAGAACTCGGCTTGGAAGGAAATTCCTTGACTGGAAATCTTCCATTAGATACTTGGATCTCTTGCCCTAATCTTGAAATTCTAGCACttgatttgaacaaaattaGTGGTCATATACCATcatatctttcaaatttttcCAGCCTCGTCATAGTAGATTTTTCAAGTAACTTTCTCTCTGGACATATACCTAGAAATCTTGGGaacttaaaaaatctaaaaacactTGATCTACTTGGAAATCAGTTGACAGCGGAGCCTGGATATCAAGAGCATAGTTTCCTTTTATCTTTAACTAATTGCAGATTTTTGGAGGAGCTATATTTATCCACCAATCTCTTGAATGTTACAATTCCGGATGCCATTGGAAATTTTTCACTTTCGCTTGAAGTCTTTGATGCAAGTGAAAACCAACTGAAGGGTCAAATTCCAATGGGAATTGGTTCCTTGAAAAACTTGTACACACTTGATTTGTCGGGTAACAGTTTGACCGGAAACATACCGTCCACATTGGGGGGATTGGAGAGATTGCAAAGATTGTTTCTTGACAAGAACTTGATTGAAGGATCCATTCCAGAAGAACTTTGTCAATTAAAGAACCTGGGAGAATTGTCGCTCTCTATTAACAGTCTCTCAAGATCCATCCCAAATTGCATTGGAAACCTCAGTGTTTTGCAAAAATTCAACATGAGTTATAATGCATTGACATCATCAATCCCATTGAATTTGTGGAGTCTTCAAAACCTTTTATTCTTggatttatcatcaaatttccTTAGCGGAAGTTTGTCTCCAAGAATGACAAAATTGCGCACTATTGCAGTTATAGACTTATCTTGTAACCAAATTACTGGAAATATTCCTAGTATCATTGGTGCTTTTGAGAGCCTAAGTTATCTAAACATGTCAAAGAACTCATTCCAAGGAAACATTCCACAATCTTTTGGACAATTGAGGGGAATGGAGCAGTTGGATCTCTCAAACAATAATCTCTCCAGTGCTATTCCAAAATCTCTTGAGACACTTCCATATCTCAAGTATTTGAATTTGTCCTTCAACAAGTTATCGGGAGAGATTCCATCTGCTGGATCTTTTGCAAACTTCACTGCAAAATCATTTTTAGGTAATGAGGCACTTTGTGGGAATCCAATTTTTGGAGTTCCACCTTGTGCAAGTCCAACTTCTCAAGGATCAAGGGTGAAACAAGTTTTGCTCAAATATATTGTTCCTGTCATTGCATCAATTATAATCTTTGCAGCACTGGTCATAATGCGAAGAAGACATCCACAATATAGCATGCAGATTCCAGGTTTGCCTATCACATTGCCTACAGTGGATCATAGAATGATATCATATCAAGAGCTTTCTCGTGGAACAAACAACTTTTGTGAAAGCAACTTGCTTGGAACAGGCGGTTTTGGTTCTGTGTACAAAGGAATACTATCTAATGGGACTATCATTGCTGTCAAAGTTCTAAACCTGCAATTGGAGGGTgctttcaaaagttttgatGTTGAATGCAAGGTGTTAAGGGCAATCCGACACAGGAATCTTGTCAAAGTCATTAGTACATGCTCCAACCTTGAGTTTAGAGCTTTAGTGCTTCAATACATGTCAAATGGTACCCTTGAAAAGTGGTTATACTCTCACAACAATTGCTTGAATCTTGTCCAAAGAGTAAGCATTATGGTTGATGTTGCATCAGCGTTGGAATATCTACACAATGGTCAATCAGAATCTGTGGTGCATTGTGATTTGAAGCCTTCCAATATTCTTTTGGACAAAGACATGGTTGCACATGTTAGTGACTTTGGCATTGCAAAGATTTTAGCCCTAAGCAAGGATGcaacacaaaccaaaacccTCGGTACACTTGGCTACATCGCACCAG AGTATGGCTTGGAAGGGAGAGTGTCAACCAAAGGTGACATTTATAGCTATGGAATAATATTGTTGGAGATCATCACAAGAAAGAAACCCAccaatgaaatttttgttggagAACTAGCTATGAGGCAATGGATTGCATCACTTCCAAATAGAATGGAAGTCGTGGATGATGGTTTACTCAGGATAGAAGATGGAAGAGATGTAATTGGTATGCAAACTATTCTTTTATCTTTCTTAGAATTAGGCTTAAGATGTTCTGAAGAATCACCAGATGAAAGACCAGACATCAAGGACGTTGTGACCAACgttaacaaaatcaaattggCACTACATGGAAACATAAATAGGGGTGTCTAA